The sequence below is a genomic window from Lycium ferocissimum isolate CSIRO_LF1 chromosome 9, AGI_CSIRO_Lferr_CH_V1, whole genome shotgun sequence.
CATGGCAATTATGTGCTCAAACTTCTTTGATGAAACATAACTTGCATGCGCAGAAATTGAAAGTTCTTGGAAATTTCTCCTCGTTGACAATTCGGTAATTAACGCccgtttaagttatatacatcgatcacttattttattttttacaatgtTACCTCTTATAGCATATTGAAGGGGAGCCTTCGAGCAACGATAAAGTTGTTTTAcgtgtgacctataggtcatGGGTTCGAGCTGTGGAAGCAACCACTAAGGATTGTATTAGGATAGGCTATCTACATCACACCCTCCTTTCCGGAACTCTACTAACACGGGATGCTCTGTGCACCTGAccgggcttttttttttttttttttttttttttttttttacctcttGTAGCATATTATCCCATACTTTCTTTTCCGGgttcttgaatcatgtttgtTATAAACAGTTACTTGTTACTCTTATAGGTTCAACTGGATAAATGAATACCCGCCGCTACTTTCTTACACCAGTATCTCTTTGCCATTCGAGCATCGTCGTATCTTTCCCACCAATTTCACCAGCAACAGTACTAGGAGATGAAAGAATGGCTAGCACAGGCGGAAATAATAGAAACAGGTCGTCGCGTATACCTCATTCTAATTCATTCTTGATAAGAATGGCAATGAGAATATCAAGAGCAAGGTGGTTCAGTTTCCTAAGAAGAGTTTTCCATTACCAGAATGGCGGGTCAAGATCTGATCTCGGGTCGAATCCTTTCAATTCAATGACTTGGATGATGATGGAGTGTATAGCATTAAGTGTTCAAATAATTATGAGTGTATATACACTGGCTGTTTCAAAAAAGGAGAAGCCAGTTTGGCCGATGCGGATATGGGTGCTGGGATATGTCTTTGCATGTATTGTTAGTGTCGTGGTGCTTTACTGGCGTTATCTGGCATTCTATGTGAGGACGCAAAGAGATGATCATTCTGACATGGAGCAGCAAAGAAGCCATGACGAATCCAGGTGATTAATTAATACACGTTGTTGAAGTGTGtatcatctcatctaaaagcttaagcatGTTAAAGAGAacacttttttatttacttgATTATATTCTAATCACACACTCTCTGAATTTGTTTGTCCCTTTATAGCTATATATCTGGACTCTTGAGGTTTTTAATACTCTTTTTGTCTAAGGATGCATAATATATAACCCTACTAGAAACACACGTATTTTCCATAGAATTTGTAACAAATTCCATCAGAGGTATGCTCGTCGAAAACTGTTTCCAATGATTTTCATAGATAATCCGCAGATTTCTAGTGCAAATCCCCCTCTCTCCCAGGTGAAGTTATGCATGTTAAGTGAGTTAAACAATCAATAAAAAAGTGGCTTACTCGTGATAATGTCGGGCTGGGtataaattagaaaataataGTTGATTAAGTTGGTAGGATTGTGAGTTATTCGAGTGAGGATTTGAATTAGATTTTGAGTAAGCAAAAGAATAAGACAGAAAGAGGAGTGCAATGTTAAGTCAAAAAGGAGATCACGAAACTACCAGAAAAATATTAGGAGGCGGCGGGACAGGCTGAGATGAATAGTTCATTTTCAAGGagaaataaatagataatataggaattattttcatttttggtccaTCGATCCAAATTAATTACGTGCGCTAGCTAACGcatatatacaaaacatatacaccgATTGTgtattattatacatatatatgtgcgCTCACGCCAttttattcatatacatatgtaattCAAAATGAATTTAGGGTGGTCTAAAAAAGTAATTATCcctaactttatatatatatatatacacgtgtgTTTGGTttttttcggggggggggggggggggggggggcattcTATTCGCATACATATGTAGCCATTCTATTCGTTTACATATGTAGATCAAAATGAATTTATTAGTTAAGTAATGTTAGGAATAAGAAGCACCAAATCCTTAATTTGGATAGGAAAAACTGCACCGGATTGGGCCCACGAGGCAAAAGAGAATGAACTTGATTTGTGATAGTGTCAAAAGTCTGGAATATCTCAGTAGTAGTTCATACTTCATATCATACTCCAATCACCTATGAAGCTTTAATCGATCTATTTTTCACATGCATATATTAGAATCTAAACAAAAATAATCACAACCCACACTTGGGCCCACACTAACTGAGATTTTTCATCAAGTATAATGTATTGCTAGCATATGTTACAAATATAATAAAGGTATGCTCTCCAACCGCTTAactttttagatgagatgatCACACACATCAATAACATACATCTAACACGTGTTTTGAAAATCATGATAGGGCATTACACGTAATGGAGAAAATCAAAACTTCTCTCGAGCTATTCTTTGCGATATGGTTCGTGATGGGGAACGTTTGGGTGTTCGAATCGCGCTTTTTATCATACCATCGTGCTCCTAAACTTCATCTGCTATGCATCTCTCTCCTTGCATGGAATGCAGTCACATACTCTTTCCCCTTCATATTGTTTCTATTGCTATGCTGTTGTGTCCCAATGTTGAGCAGCTTTCTAGGCTACAATATGAACATGGGATCTGTAGATAGAGGAGCATCTGATGAACAACTCTCCAGTCTTCCAAGCTGGAAGTACAAGGAAACTGGAAAGAAGGAAGAGCTCCGAAATTCGggtgtggaaaatgaaaatacGGTAAGTGCTCTAAATTACCAATCTTATTACAACCCAATGCCTTGGGTAATCTAATTACAAAATACATGAccaaatgtataggttttgtatatttatgcgtataatatacatataatatacatttactatacatagaatatacataatcattgtataattttgtatatttcGGCCATATTGGTAAATAAGTTTGACCGAACTGTACATATTGGTTTTCCCTTTTCAAAATCTAAAGATTTATATTAATATATTAAAAGATATTTATACTATCATTCTGTATTTTAATATATCTTAGCAAACAATCTGTCTTACTTATTTGAATAACTAATCCCACTTTTTTACACGAGCAGAACGCGTAAGATTTCTTTTACACCATTACTGTACAAAAGTACTTAAACTCGAATCAAGTTTAaagatttaatttatatacaatGATATTGTAAAGAATAATTTTTACACTATTGTTGTATTTTAATTTGTCGTAggcctatttttctttttgcttatcACATTTTTATGGACGGTTACCTATAGTTATCTTTTAAGTTACCTAATTGTGTAAATTTCTTTTACACTCGAGATGtataaaagttttttaaaaaaaaaaaaaaacaaattaggGGAAGGGAAAATGTGAAGGGAATTACAAGGTGAGGAACTGAACCCTCACCGACAAGGTGTGACAGTTTAGTTAGTCAATTACTAAGATTAATTCCCCCAAcatataaaagttaaattctAAGTCTaagaatttaatttatatatatcaaCAATGCAAATAAAACTTTATGCTATCATTATATTTTAAACTACCTTAGCAGATaatctatcttattttaatatttttaggTGACcgattttatattattatttttacgcTATCAATATGTTATTGTAAAAGTCAAAATCTAATAAGCTTCTGTGTCATAACAGGAATGTTGTATTTGTTTAGCCAAATATGGAGATAAGGAAGAGATCAGACAATTGCCTTGTTCTCATATATTTCATCTTAAGTGTGTGGATCAATGGCTCAGAATTATATCTTGCTGTCCTCTCTGTAAACAAGAATTAGAGAGGTAAAGATGCAAGAAAGTTATCCTGAGGTTCGATAATTCATGTTTTTTCTGCACATTTTTACCggcctttccttttctcttttcccCTTTAATTTTGCTCTCTGTAGTACAATTTGAAACACAGAGAGTCGATATAAATTGTACGGAAACTTGTTATTTATCTATCCCCAATTCCCCATAATGCTAACAGAATACAACAAGCTAAAATTAGAGGCTTCCTAGTGTACACATGTTATCTGAAGGCCATGCTCTTAAATACTTCACTGAGTAAGTTTATAGGGATAATTATCTTTGGGGGCTGCCCTACAAAATAATAACCAGCAAATGtatatcttttatatatatatatatatatataaatatacatataatatttatagatattgtATATGTAAGTATACGTACTcagtgtatatattttctatattttgaCTAGCATCCGTAATTAAATCCGACCGatgggccaaaaatgaaaaaagtccTAAGATCTATATACCAAAGAATTGGGGGGGAAAAAAGGGTGAGTGATACATTTCCAATATGTTTCGCGCACTATGTTAATTAAGCAGACATGAGACGTATTATGCGCAGTGCGCACTGTACATACAAGTAGGAGCTATATACTGCGCAATATGCTTGATCTGTGGAAGTTTTAATTGCAGATCAATTTTATTACTATGGCTAACTGAAAGTGAATTCACGATATATTTAATCCAAATATATAGTATTGACTTATATAATTGAGTTAATTATTCAagtcactacaagaaaaaatatatacgcaacaaatttttttttgttgccatagattgattattgttgcaaaaagtagttttggcaacaaaaaaaaaaaaatttgttgcatgaacttttcccaacggctgttattgcaacaacgtgcaataacttcttcttcttttttgttgccaaaagtactttttgcaacaataatcaatactatggcaacaaaattaaattctttggcaataaaaaaatcatttgccaacaataaaactaagttgttgccaaatataaaaaaaaaattgcgatttctatactttcttgtagtgagtttaataaatatgaatttatttaatttaaaaaatctaaATGTATTGGGCTAGTCCACTTAATTGGGCTATAAATAACGAGCCCACTTTACTAAGCTCAAGAAATCTTATCCTAGAGAACTAGTTTGGAGTCACGTGTTAAGTGATGTGACATGCCAAGTCAAGTAAAAGAGCCAATAGGATGACACGTGTCAAGATGACATAACATGTctagtcaaatcaaaggccaatgAAAATGTATTACGTTTACAAGTGACATATTCCAATCAATCAAATATCACCATGTCAATTTCAATTTGATTGGTCGAAAAGAGTTTGTCC
It includes:
- the LOC132031408 gene encoding uncharacterized protein LOC132031408 isoform X2; amino-acid sequence: MNTRRYFLTPVSLCHSSIVVSFPPISPATVLGDERMASTGGNNRNRSSRIPHSNSFLIRMAMRISRARWFSFLRRVFHYQNGGSRSDLGSNPFNSMTWMMMECIALSVQIIMSVYTLAVSKKEKPVWPMRIWVLGYVFACIVSVVVLYWRYLAFYVRTQRDDHSDMEQQRSHDESSFLGYNMNMGSVDRGASDEQLSSLPSWKYKETGKKEELRNSGVENENTECCICLAKYGDKEEIRQLPCSHIFHLKCVDQWLRIISCCPLCKQELER
- the LOC132031408 gene encoding E3 ubiquitin-protein ligase At4g11680-like isoform X1, with protein sequence MNTRRYFLTPVSLCHSSIVVSFPPISPATVLGDERMASTGGNNRNRSSRIPHSNSFLIRMAMRISRARWFSFLRRVFHYQNGGSRSDLGSNPFNSMTWMMMECIALSVQIIMSVYTLAVSKKEKPVWPMRIWVLGYVFACIVSVVVLYWRYLAFYVRTQRDDHSDMEQQRSHDESRALHVMEKIKTSLELFFAIWFVMGNVWVFESRFLSYHRAPKLHLLCISLLAWNAVTYSFPFILFLLLCCCVPMLSSFLGYNMNMGSVDRGASDEQLSSLPSWKYKETGKKEELRNSGVENENTECCICLAKYGDKEEIRQLPCSHIFHLKCVDQWLRIISCCPLCKQELER